The Prochlorococcus sp. MIT 1300 genome has a window encoding:
- a CDS encoding PLP-dependent transferase has protein sequence MSPRDLLKHPCWSAKDLGAALPDSPHAVSVALPRWNDVVAYEEKDPICTKALKAIYPRFGLNPLVSEVANQAIRLSGFANSTAWPYPDLKTAKKAQLHCQKVCQNAQTSITEFHGLHCLIASNETTADAKAFWQHTGLGASSRQAAIALNKEQAPLQKSGIEARDKIIKRLAKIYECEEGLFSLHPSGMAALYSALEVITELQPGKPTIQIGFPYVDVLKLPQVIFSGGELILETDLLKLSKKLDQIKPAAIIIELPSNPLLQCIDLQGVSKIAHQKRIPVIVDDTIGSAVNINVLPYSDIVFTSLTKSFAGRGDILAGSLVISPHSPWREVLLKKVQAASFSSLSDSDSIALELTSQDVINRLILLNQSCLTLKKRLEQHPEVSRVLHPEKCPNFHSLMRPGAGHGCLLSFELKEGISKAKRFYDALEVCKGPSLGTNFTLACPYVLLAHYNELEWAEECGLPRHLLRVSVGLEEPENLWQRFEKAFRA, from the coding sequence GTGAGTCCAAGAGATCTTCTAAAACACCCATGCTGGTCCGCCAAGGACCTTGGCGCTGCCTTGCCAGACAGCCCTCACGCAGTCTCCGTGGCCCTACCTAGATGGAATGATGTTGTTGCCTATGAAGAAAAAGATCCCATATGTACAAAAGCCCTAAAGGCAATTTATCCACGTTTCGGTCTTAACCCACTGGTTTCAGAAGTTGCCAACCAAGCAATTCGACTAAGCGGTTTCGCAAACAGCACTGCCTGGCCATACCCAGATCTAAAAACAGCAAAGAAAGCTCAACTTCATTGTCAAAAAGTTTGTCAAAATGCACAAACATCTATCACTGAGTTTCATGGATTGCACTGTTTGATTGCAAGCAATGAAACAACCGCAGATGCTAAGGCTTTTTGGCAACACACTGGCCTTGGAGCCTCCTCTAGACAAGCCGCAATAGCACTAAACAAAGAACAAGCTCCATTACAAAAGTCAGGCATTGAAGCTAGAGATAAAATAATAAAACGTTTGGCTAAAATTTATGAGTGTGAGGAGGGTCTCTTTTCCCTTCATCCTTCAGGGATGGCAGCTCTATATAGTGCTTTAGAAGTAATTACAGAATTACAACCTGGGAAACCCACAATCCAAATAGGTTTCCCATACGTAGATGTACTCAAACTTCCACAAGTTATTTTCTCAGGGGGTGAGCTAATACTAGAGACGGACCTATTAAAATTAAGTAAAAAACTAGATCAAATAAAACCGGCAGCAATCATCATTGAATTGCCAAGCAATCCATTGCTTCAATGTATTGATCTACAAGGAGTCTCAAAGATCGCTCATCAAAAAAGAATACCTGTGATCGTTGATGACACAATTGGCTCAGCTGTAAATATAAATGTCCTGCCATATTCTGATATCGTTTTCACCTCACTCACCAAAAGTTTTGCAGGACGAGGAGACATCCTTGCAGGTTCTCTTGTTATTAGCCCTCATTCTCCTTGGCGAGAAGTACTTTTAAAAAAAGTTCAAGCAGCCTCATTTAGCTCACTATCAGACTCCGATAGTATTGCTCTGGAACTAACCAGCCAAGATGTAATTAATAGGCTAATACTTTTAAATCAATCCTGCTTAACCCTAAAAAAAAGGCTTGAGCAACATCCTGAAGTTTCAAGGGTGCTACACCCAGAAAAATGTCCAAACTTTCATTCTCTTATGCGCCCTGGTGCAGGACATGGTTGCTTGCTGTCGTTCGAACTTAAGGAAGGCATCTCAAAAGCAAAAAGATTTTATGATGCCCTGGAGGTCTGTAAAGGTCCCAGCCTTGGTACAAACTTCACCTTGGCTTGCCCATATGTGCTTTTAGCTCATTACAACGAATTGGAATGGGCTGAAGAATGCGGATTGCCAAGACATCTCTTAAGAGTCTCAGTAGGGCTTGAAGAACCAGAAAATCTCTGGCAAAGATTCGAAAAAGCATTTAGGGCTTAA
- the cysK gene encoding cysteine synthase A has protein sequence MSRIYEDNSLAIGNTPLVRLNSVTKNAKATVLAKIEGRNPAYSVKCRIGANMIWDAEKRGALDKTKTIVEPTSGNTGIALAFTAAARGYKLILTMPESMSLERRRVMAVLGAELILTEAAKGMPGAIAKAKEIADSDKNKYFMPGQFENPANPNIHFKTTGPEIWDDSDGAIDVLVAGVGTGGTITGVSRYIKQEKGKPITSVAVEPSHSPVISQTLNGEEVKPGPHKIQGIGAGFIPKNLDLSLIDSVEQVTNEESVAMALRLAQEEGLLVGISCGAAAAAAIRLAEKDEYAGKTIVVVLPDMAERYLSSVMFETVPTGIIQEPVPA, from the coding sequence ATGTCACGAATTTACGAAGACAACAGCCTTGCCATAGGAAACACCCCTCTTGTGAGACTGAACTCGGTCACAAAAAACGCTAAAGCAACCGTTTTAGCCAAAATTGAAGGTCGCAATCCTGCTTACAGCGTCAAATGTCGAATTGGCGCAAACATGATCTGGGATGCTGAAAAGCGTGGGGCACTAGATAAAACCAAAACCATCGTTGAACCCACCTCAGGCAATACAGGCATCGCCCTTGCTTTTACAGCTGCAGCAAGAGGCTACAAGCTAATTCTCACAATGCCTGAGTCAATGTCTCTAGAAAGAAGAAGAGTCATGGCAGTACTTGGAGCCGAATTGATCCTCACTGAAGCAGCTAAAGGCATGCCTGGTGCAATCGCCAAAGCAAAAGAAATAGCCGACAGCGATAAAAATAAATATTTCATGCCTGGACAATTCGAAAACCCCGCTAATCCAAACATCCATTTCAAAACCACCGGTCCTGAAATATGGGATGACTCGGATGGAGCAATAGATGTATTGGTTGCAGGAGTAGGAACAGGCGGGACGATTACAGGAGTTTCTAGGTATATAAAACAAGAAAAAGGTAAGCCAATCACCTCTGTAGCGGTGGAGCCTTCGCATAGCCCAGTCATTTCTCAAACCCTTAATGGGGAAGAAGTGAAACCAGGCCCACATAAGATCCAAGGGATTGGAGCTGGGTTCATACCCAAAAACCTGGATCTTTCTTTAATAGATTCAGTCGAACAGGTAACAAATGAAGAGTCGGTTGCCATGGCCCTTCGGCTAGCACAAGAAGAAGGTTTATTAGTAGGAATTTCTTGTGGGGCAGCGGCAGCTGCAGCAATTCGACTTGCTGAAAAGGATGAATATGCCGGCAAAACAATTGTTGTCGTCTTGCCAGATATGGCAGAACGCTATCTTTCATCAGTGATGTTTGAGACTGTTCCGACAGGAATAATTCAGGAACCAGTTCCTGCTTAA
- the queA gene encoding tRNA preQ1(34) S-adenosylmethionine ribosyltransferase-isomerase QueA, with protein sequence MTDLRDSLLSSYDYELDQSLIAQVPVNPRHSARLLIVDQPSKDGFGARHAQVWDWHRELLPGDLIVLNDTRVLKARLRVRRSGGGRAELLLLEPRGDGKWLCLGRPAKRMRPGDQLWVEALEQEPISLEVISNDPETGGRVVQFPIEFCDRETMEVLLQRYGEVPLPPYIQRHDPKDNHRYQTRYAARPGAVAAPTAGLHLSDELLEALSKRGILQTRVTLHVGLGTFRPVEKEDLRDLELHSEWVEVREEVVDSIKACRARGGRVIAVGTTSVRALEGACLAGGGQLKAISEPVDLVIKPGYQYGVVDGLLTNFHLPKSSLLLLVSALIGRERLLALYTEAIERRYRFFSYGDAMWISPEAVLPSAKLH encoded by the coding sequence GTGACGGACCTAAGAGATTCTTTATTAAGTTCTTACGACTATGAGCTGGACCAAAGCCTCATAGCTCAAGTCCCTGTGAATCCAAGACATTCCGCAAGGCTTTTAATTGTGGATCAACCTTCCAAGGATGGGTTTGGCGCAAGGCATGCTCAAGTTTGGGATTGGCATAGGGAATTGCTGCCTGGGGATCTAATAGTTTTGAATGACACAAGGGTCTTGAAGGCAAGATTGCGTGTGAGACGCTCAGGGGGTGGACGCGCTGAATTGTTATTACTAGAGCCACGTGGGGATGGCAAATGGTTGTGTCTTGGTAGGCCCGCCAAAAGGATGAGGCCTGGTGATCAGCTTTGGGTAGAAGCTCTTGAGCAGGAACCAATAAGTCTTGAGGTGATATCAAATGATCCTGAGACAGGGGGACGAGTCGTGCAGTTCCCCATTGAATTTTGCGATAGAGAGACTATGGAGGTGCTTCTTCAAAGATATGGAGAGGTGCCATTACCTCCTTATATTCAGAGACATGACCCGAAAGATAATCATAGATATCAGACTCGATATGCAGCAAGACCAGGCGCTGTTGCTGCACCTACAGCTGGATTGCATTTAAGTGATGAATTGTTGGAAGCCTTATCTAAAAGGGGGATATTGCAGACTCGCGTAACTCTGCATGTAGGACTTGGAACTTTTAGACCTGTTGAAAAAGAAGATCTTAGGGATCTTGAATTACATAGTGAGTGGGTTGAAGTTAGAGAAGAAGTAGTTGATTCAATTAAAGCTTGTAGAGCTCGTGGTGGCAGAGTTATTGCTGTTGGTACAACTAGTGTTAGAGCTCTGGAAGGGGCTTGCCTTGCAGGAGGCGGTCAATTAAAGGCAATTAGCGAACCAGTTGACTTGGTTATCAAACCTGGATATCAATATGGAGTCGTAGACGGTTTGTTGACTAATTTTCATTTGCCTAAAAGCTCTCTACTCCTTTTGGTAAGCGCCTTGATAGGTAGAGAACGACTATTAGCACTTTATACAGAAGCAATAGAAAGAAGATATAGGTTTTTTTCTTATGGAGATGCTATGTGGATAAGCCCTGAGGCAGTTTTACCAAGCGCAAAGCTTCATTAA
- a CDS encoding dihydrolipoamide acetyltransferase family protein, whose protein sequence is MATHDIFMPALSSTMTEGKIVEWLKKPGEKVGRGESVLVVESDKADMDVESFQDGYLAVVLMPAGSTAPVGETIGLIVETEAEIEEVQSSAKAASPIEDPAPAPASVPAPASAPAPAVAATTPPPELSAPGTPSNVIPVAVNDGRIVATPRAKKLASQKGVDLRTVLGSGPHGRIQAEDVEAAIGQPITVPWVAESNGPALNSSTSTSTSIAGGSSTTSSSSQESSSPPKGKSFGSPGETVPFNTLQLAVNRNMEASLSVPCFRVGYSITTDKLDAFYKKVKPNGVTMTALLVKAVGITLSRHPQVNAACSTEGMVYPPQVNVAVAVAMEDGGLITPVLKNPDKTGLFDLSKQWADLVKRSRQKQLQPDEYSTGTFTVSNLGMFGVDRFDAVLPPGTGAILAVAASRPVVVAGKDGSISVKRQMQVNLTADHRVVYGADGAAFLKDLANLLETQPEELVV, encoded by the coding sequence TTGGCAACGCACGACATTTTTATGCCTGCCCTTAGCTCCACCATGACGGAGGGCAAAATAGTTGAGTGGTTGAAAAAACCTGGGGAGAAAGTTGGCAGAGGTGAATCGGTCCTTGTGGTGGAGTCCGATAAAGCAGATATGGATGTTGAGTCTTTTCAAGATGGATATCTTGCTGTTGTATTGATGCCAGCTGGGAGTACTGCACCAGTTGGAGAAACGATAGGTTTGATAGTTGAGACTGAGGCTGAGATAGAAGAAGTTCAGTCTTCAGCAAAGGCTGCTTCGCCTATAGAGGATCCCGCTCCCGCTCCCGCTTCCGTGCCCGCTCCCGCTTCCGCGCCCGCTCCCGCAGTAGCAGCAACTACCCCCCCTCCAGAACTTTCAGCACCAGGCACTCCTAGCAACGTAATTCCAGTTGCAGTAAATGATGGAAGGATTGTTGCTACTCCGAGGGCGAAAAAACTTGCTTCTCAAAAAGGAGTTGATTTAAGGACAGTGCTTGGGAGTGGCCCTCATGGACGAATACAAGCCGAGGATGTGGAAGCTGCTATAGGCCAACCCATTACGGTCCCTTGGGTTGCGGAAAGCAATGGACCTGCGCTTAATAGTTCAACTTCAACTTCAACTTCAATTGCAGGCGGTAGTAGTACTACTTCTTCCTCCTCTCAAGAATCCTCAAGCCCTCCTAAGGGCAAGAGCTTTGGATCTCCTGGAGAAACTGTTCCTTTCAATACGCTTCAGTTAGCTGTAAATAGGAATATGGAAGCAAGTTTGTCGGTGCCTTGCTTCAGAGTTGGTTATTCCATTACCACTGACAAGCTTGATGCTTTTTACAAGAAAGTTAAGCCGAATGGAGTAACTATGACGGCGCTTCTTGTTAAAGCCGTGGGGATAACCCTTTCACGTCATCCTCAAGTAAATGCAGCTTGCTCCACTGAAGGAATGGTCTATCCACCTCAAGTGAATGTAGCGGTGGCAGTTGCTATGGAAGATGGGGGACTGATTACTCCTGTACTGAAAAACCCTGACAAAACAGGACTTTTTGACTTGTCTAAACAATGGGCTGATCTGGTTAAGCGTTCTCGCCAAAAGCAATTACAACCTGATGAATACAGCACTGGAACTTTTACAGTTTCCAATTTGGGGATGTTTGGGGTTGATCGTTTTGATGCAGTCTTGCCGCCTGGAACTGGGGCAATACTTGCTGTAGCCGCCTCCAGGCCTGTTGTTGTTGCTGGTAAGGATGGCTCAATTTCAGTTAAGCGTCAGATGCAGGTAAATCTCACTGCTGATCATCGGGTTGTTTATGGTGCAGATGGTGCTGCTTTCCTTAAGGATTTAGCGAATTTGCTTGAAACCCAACCTGAAGAACTTGTTGTTTGA
- a CDS encoding YlqD family protein codes for MSSINNLSIKRSITVRAVVTPAWKEEAERELSNAISTSDQQLAQLEKEGQQVVDDVRSQSANPLDPRVQDQVAQVQQQVAAKRAELEEQKRNLLEQQAQVRELEMEQIVDQGQIDSFCDLKVGDNLVSKMQVAVVVRDGVVEAIQQD; via the coding sequence ATGTCTTCTATCAACAACCTTTCAATTAAGCGCTCTATCACTGTTCGGGCTGTAGTCACTCCTGCTTGGAAGGAAGAAGCTGAGAGAGAGTTGAGTAATGCAATTTCAACGTCAGATCAGCAATTAGCACAATTAGAAAAGGAGGGACAGCAAGTTGTTGATGATGTTCGGAGCCAAAGTGCGAATCCATTAGACCCTCGTGTCCAGGATCAGGTGGCGCAAGTGCAGCAACAAGTTGCTGCAAAAAGAGCTGAATTGGAAGAACAGAAGCGAAATTTGCTTGAGCAGCAGGCTCAGGTTCGTGAACTGGAAATGGAGCAAATCGTTGATCAGGGACAAATTGACAGCTTTTGCGACTTGAAGGTAGGTGACAATCTTGTGAGCAAAATGCAAGTAGCTGTAGTGGTTCGTGATGGGGTAGTTGAGGCAATTCAGCAAGATTGA
- a CDS encoding AMP-binding protein — translation MVGFARAFWSPDKQEEKALTSHHHVDQLDRIDQLWPWLSDKHSQVLAVQAPHAYHPESFSYGELSELISTAAASFYSLGIRHGEVVALFAENSPRWLIADQGLMRVGAADSVRGASSPVEELNYIIIDSKAKALIIQNAELLNKLSLTNTQMKEFKFILQLEGKSDRESILDWQSFLDAGIGLKAPDPFADRDHKSAEVTTATILYTSGTTGKPKGVPLTHANILHQMKSLACVAYPAVGSPVLSVLPIWHAYERSAEYYFFSCGCTQTYTTIKELKRDLPKIKPVVMATVPRLWEAIQIGFYDAIKALPPHRRWIIKKALSNSAAQRVSWRRTRGLTVEPISPINKLISFIEAVGRWPMHRLASLLLWPKVLEKLCGGQLRFPINGGGAIAPHVDVFFESLGVELLVGYGLTETSPVVSCRRPWRNIRGTSGPPLPKTEFKIVDPETRELRKYRERGLVLVRGPQVMNGYLGKPEETSKVLDRDGWFDTGDLGMLLPDGSLVLTGRAKDTIVLSSGENVEPSPLEEFLVASPLFDQVMMVGQDEKKLGALIVPNVPSILLWANNLGFSFPKDLGGSPGDPFVRKSLSQEINRLLAQRPSSRSEERVIGIALVDAFTIENGLLTQTLKQRRENISARDQFAIADIYSR, via the coding sequence ATGGTTGGATTTGCAAGAGCATTTTGGTCTCCAGATAAGCAAGAAGAGAAGGCCTTGACTTCTCATCATCATGTTGATCAATTAGATCGTATAGATCAGCTTTGGCCCTGGTTGTCGGATAAACACTCTCAGGTTCTTGCAGTACAGGCTCCTCATGCTTATCACCCAGAGAGTTTTTCCTATGGAGAGCTATCTGAACTTATTTCCACTGCAGCTGCGTCTTTTTATTCATTAGGGATTCGCCATGGAGAGGTAGTGGCGCTATTCGCTGAAAATAGTCCAAGGTGGCTGATAGCTGATCAGGGCCTCATGCGAGTGGGAGCGGCCGATTCAGTTAGAGGGGCTTCTTCCCCAGTAGAAGAACTCAATTACATCATTATCGATTCCAAGGCTAAAGCTCTGATTATTCAAAATGCTGAGCTTTTGAATAAGCTCTCTTTAACTAATACTCAAATGAAGGAATTTAAGTTCATATTGCAATTAGAAGGAAAGTCAGATAGGGAGAGCATTTTAGATTGGCAATCTTTTCTTGATGCAGGGATTGGTCTAAAGGCACCAGACCCTTTTGCTGATAGAGACCACAAGTCCGCTGAAGTCACTACTGCGACTATTTTGTATACCTCAGGAACAACAGGTAAACCAAAAGGAGTTCCTTTGACACATGCAAATATTTTGCATCAGATGAAATCTTTGGCTTGTGTTGCTTACCCGGCTGTTGGCTCTCCTGTTTTGAGTGTTTTGCCTATCTGGCATGCATATGAAAGGAGTGCTGAGTATTATTTTTTTTCTTGTGGATGTACTCAAACTTATACAACTATTAAGGAACTAAAGCGTGATCTTCCAAAGATAAAGCCAGTGGTTATGGCTACTGTTCCCAGGCTATGGGAAGCAATTCAGATAGGTTTTTATGATGCAATCAAAGCGTTGCCTCCTCACCGTCGATGGATAATAAAGAAAGCTCTTTCTAATAGTGCGGCTCAGAGAGTCTCCTGGAGAAGGACGAGGGGCTTAACAGTAGAACCTATATCTCCAATTAACAAATTGATTTCATTTATAGAGGCTGTTGGGAGATGGCCTATGCATAGGCTGGCATCTTTATTGCTTTGGCCAAAGGTTTTAGAGAAACTTTGTGGGGGACAATTGAGGTTTCCAATTAATGGCGGTGGGGCAATTGCACCTCATGTAGATGTGTTTTTTGAATCCCTTGGAGTGGAGTTATTAGTTGGTTATGGTTTGACTGAAACTAGTCCAGTCGTCAGTTGTCGCAGGCCCTGGCGGAATATTCGAGGTACATCAGGCCCCCCTTTGCCTAAGACTGAATTTAAAATTGTTGATCCTGAAACCAGGGAGTTGAGAAAATATCGAGAAAGAGGGCTTGTGCTTGTTAGAGGGCCGCAGGTGATGAATGGCTATCTAGGTAAGCCTGAAGAGACATCAAAAGTTCTTGACCGTGATGGATGGTTTGATACTGGTGATTTGGGAATGCTCTTGCCAGATGGCTCGTTAGTGCTTACAGGTCGAGCAAAAGACACAATTGTGCTTAGCAGTGGGGAGAATGTTGAACCATCTCCTTTAGAGGAATTTCTTGTGGCCAGTCCACTTTTTGATCAGGTAATGATGGTTGGACAAGATGAGAAGAAATTAGGGGCTTTGATTGTTCCAAATGTTCCCTCGATATTGCTTTGGGCAAATAATTTAGGATTTTCGTTCCCCAAAGATTTAGGTGGGTCTCCTGGAGACCCTTTTGTCAGGAAAAGTCTCAGCCAAGAAATTAATAGATTGCTTGCTCAAAGACCTTCTTCACGTTCTGAAGAACGCGTAATTGGCATAGCTCTAGTCGATGCATTTACCATTGAGAATGGGCTTCTTACACAGACTCTGAAGCAAAGGCGTGAGAATATTTCTGCACGAGATCAGTTTGCGATTGCCGATATCTATAGCCGCTAG
- the lipB gene encoding lipoyl(octanoyl) transferase LipB produces MDKQLHSGTPAFIDKSKLVKSSASAKSFSTFLFEPTGLVPFQLAWDWQRNWQAQLLKEPSSEQAVWLLQHCSCYTLGRGANENNLLFDLNKPPLALFRIDRGGEVTHHLPGQLVVYPVLDLHNYKTDLNWYLRELEQVSLEVLKSLGLSGSRMPGLTGLWLDGRKVASVGIGCKRWITQHGLALNVNCQLEGFKQVIPCGLRGKSVDRLSNWIPGLEVADVKPLIRESLRKRFGLVWQTE; encoded by the coding sequence ATGGATAAGCAGCTTCATTCCGGCACTCCTGCATTCATTGATAAGAGCAAACTAGTTAAATCAAGTGCATCAGCAAAGTCTTTCTCGACTTTTCTTTTTGAGCCGACAGGTTTGGTGCCTTTTCAGCTTGCTTGGGATTGGCAACGTAACTGGCAGGCTCAGCTGCTTAAGGAACCCTCTTCGGAACAGGCTGTTTGGTTGTTACAGCATTGCTCCTGTTACACCCTTGGTAGAGGGGCTAATGAGAACAATTTGTTATTTGATCTAAATAAACCTCCTTTAGCTTTGTTCCGAATTGATCGTGGCGGAGAAGTTACTCATCACTTGCCTGGTCAGCTTGTGGTGTATCCCGTTCTAGATCTTCATAATTACAAAACTGACCTGAATTGGTATTTGCGAGAGCTTGAGCAGGTCAGTCTTGAAGTATTGAAGTCTTTGGGGTTGAGCGGGAGTCGTATGCCAGGCTTAACGGGTTTGTGGCTTGATGGGCGGAAGGTTGCCTCAGTAGGAATTGGATGTAAGCGATGGATTACTCAGCATGGTCTGGCTCTAAATGTGAACTGTCAGTTAGAGGGGTTTAAGCAAGTTATTCCCTGTGGATTAAGAGGAAAATCTGTAGATCGGCTGAGTAATTGGATTCCAGGCCTTGAGGTGGCAGACGTAAAGCCATTGATTCGGGAATCTTTAAGGAAACGGTTTGGCTTGGTTTGGCAGACTGAATAG
- the hpf gene encoding ribosome hibernation-promoting factor, HPF/YfiA family — MKLLIHGRNLELTPALRDYTQAKLEKAVHHFGDMVKEADVHLSVARNPRVPQQTAEVTVFASGTVIRAQERSENLYASIDLVASKLSRQLRRYKERHADHHHSPGHSASSTPNTKDLTHETSIEGSLIKGKEAHLPNPGVRRKYFPMPPMSTEDALHQLELIDHDFYMFRERNTGELQVVYRRNHGGYGLIQAKN; from the coding sequence ATGAAGCTGCTTATCCATGGAAGGAACCTGGAGCTAACACCTGCATTGCGTGACTACACCCAAGCAAAGCTTGAGAAAGCCGTCCATCACTTTGGAGATATGGTGAAAGAAGCGGATGTTCATCTATCAGTTGCAAGGAACCCAAGAGTGCCACAACAAACTGCCGAAGTAACCGTTTTTGCTAGCGGAACAGTGATTAGAGCTCAGGAAAGAAGTGAAAACCTATACGCAAGCATTGACCTTGTGGCCAGCAAACTCTCCAGACAACTCCGCAGATACAAAGAACGTCATGCAGATCATCACCATAGTCCTGGCCACAGCGCCTCGTCGACACCCAACACTAAAGACCTGACTCATGAAACATCCATTGAGGGCTCTCTAATCAAAGGGAAAGAAGCACATTTACCAAACCCAGGAGTAAGACGCAAGTATTTCCCTATGCCGCCAATGAGCACCGAAGATGCTCTTCACCAACTAGAGCTAATAGACCACGACTTTTACATGTTTCGTGAAAGGAATACTGGGGAGCTACAAGTTGTATATAGAAGAAATCATGGTGGTTATGGACTAATTCAAGCAAAGAATTGA
- the deoC gene encoding deoxyribose-phosphate aldolase, which translates to MLEANSGGNYKELAPFIKQAMLDPHQDKEEIKGFIDSACHFGFSGICTSLNQLPHARKQLGTTGKTKLIAVIAFPFGAIPTEMKLAEVEWAAEHGAEELDIVPNFYELSLNQSMFFAEEIASLCEPGLPVNIVLNMNKLSSEELSLAVNSSIEAGAQGLQTSNGFGPAVTPGDIHQLVEITKGRCSIKAAGGIHKLGQVVELIEAGANHIGTSKGAEIMQELRLASS; encoded by the coding sequence ATGCTTGAAGCAAATTCTGGAGGGAATTACAAGGAATTAGCTCCTTTCATAAAGCAAGCAATGCTTGACCCTCATCAAGACAAAGAAGAGATTAAAGGGTTCATTGATTCAGCATGTCATTTTGGGTTCTCAGGCATTTGCACAAGCTTGAATCAACTACCACATGCGCGTAAACAACTTGGGACTACAGGTAAAACAAAACTCATTGCCGTAATTGCCTTTCCCTTTGGCGCAATTCCAACGGAAATGAAATTGGCCGAAGTAGAATGGGCAGCAGAACATGGAGCAGAAGAGCTAGATATTGTTCCGAATTTCTATGAGCTAAGTCTGAACCAAAGTATGTTCTTCGCAGAGGAAATTGCATCCCTGTGTGAACCTGGTTTACCTGTAAATATAGTGTTAAACATGAACAAATTATCCAGTGAGGAACTATCACTTGCAGTGAATTCTTCTATTGAGGCAGGAGCTCAAGGTTTACAAACCAGCAATGGTTTTGGCCCAGCCGTCACCCCCGGCGACATTCATCAACTTGTTGAGATAACAAAAGGTCGTTGTTCCATTAAGGCAGCTGGTGGCATTCACAAGCTTGGCCAAGTTGTTGAATTAATAGAAGCAGGTGCGAATCATATTGGGACTAGCAAAGGAGCCGAAATCATGCAAGAACTCCGCTTAGCAAGTTCATGA
- the recO gene encoding DNA repair protein RecO, whose amino-acid sequence MSSERYLEGLVLKVGPLGETDRLISLLSDEEGLTRLAVPGARRPRSKMAAALPLTFLKLQVVGRTGLNRVRQLKVLKSFGKLGLKLETLSAAQALTDLSMMLVAHNDPVPGLLSTLLMHLERLEALSRISPFEQESTLASSVQSCLHLLALGGYGIPIQSCCKTGKPLDPPLGDWAWRCSFLPEEGFVIGALPGAAVQLNPSELALLQILPRPNLPFRKNGELLGPKKVWLRLLSVIQYWIKAHLNRNIKALSMLQTSVIEEDEKN is encoded by the coding sequence ATGAGTTCTGAAAGATACCTTGAGGGATTGGTCTTAAAGGTTGGGCCTCTAGGAGAAACCGATCGCCTTATATCCCTGCTAAGTGACGAGGAAGGGTTAACTCGTTTGGCAGTTCCAGGTGCAAGAAGACCACGTAGCAAAATGGCTGCAGCATTACCACTAACTTTTTTAAAACTTCAAGTTGTTGGTCGAACTGGCCTAAATAGAGTTCGCCAACTAAAAGTTCTTAAGAGCTTTGGCAAGCTTGGGCTAAAGCTTGAAACGTTATCAGCAGCACAAGCACTAACAGATTTGAGCATGATGTTAGTAGCACATAATGATCCTGTGCCAGGACTCCTAAGTACGCTTCTAATGCATTTGGAACGACTTGAAGCCTTAAGCAGAATTAGTCCTTTTGAGCAAGAGTCAACTTTGGCCAGTAGCGTTCAATCATGTCTTCATCTTCTAGCACTTGGTGGTTATGGAATCCCTATACAAAGTTGCTGCAAAACTGGCAAGCCATTAGATCCTCCACTAGGAGATTGGGCTTGGCGTTGTAGTTTCTTACCCGAAGAAGGGTTCGTTATAGGAGCTCTTCCAGGTGCCGCAGTTCAATTGAATCCATCTGAACTTGCCTTGCTACAAATACTCCCCCGTCCCAATCTCCCCTTCCGAAAGAATGGCGAATTATTAGGGCCTAAAAAAGTTTGGCTTCGACTACTTTCAGTAATTCAGTATTGGATTAAAGCACACTTGAATCGAAACATTAAAGCTCTATCGATGTTACAGACTTCTGTAATTGAAGAAGATGAGAAAAATTAA